Proteins encoded in a region of the Zunongwangia endophytica genome:
- a CDS encoding ExbD/TolR family protein — protein sequence MRIIMNKVYVLLCLLGFSMGVNAQSSGENNKVFYLNVFINANKIVYVEEEKTSFKNIEDQVTEMLRKQPFKIDQQIIFRIFGDKDLDMGYIIDVNAEMRKAIRENIKTERYLLETKKLNIDGEHWFQKIDLKALKQ from the coding sequence ATGAGAATTATAATGAATAAAGTTTATGTTTTACTGTGCCTTTTAGGCTTTTCAATGGGTGTGAATGCGCAGTCTTCGGGAGAGAATAACAAAGTGTTTTATCTGAATGTCTTTATAAATGCGAATAAAATTGTTTATGTTGAAGAAGAAAAAACTTCGTTCAAAAATATAGAAGATCAGGTTACAGAGATGCTGCGCAAGCAGCCTTTTAAAATAGATCAGCAAATTATTTTTAGAATTTTTGGCGATAAAGATCTTGATATGGGCTATATCATAGATGTAAATGCTGAAATGAGAAAAGCAATTCGAGAAAATATAAAAACAGAGCGTTACCTTTTAGAAACAAAAAAGTTAAATATCGATGGTGAACACTGGTTTCAGAAAATCGATCTAAAAGCGCTAAAACAATGA
- a CDS encoding GLPGLI family protein has translation MKSLLCIFFIINVLAGNAQDSGIVTYKKEWKNLYSESESGKQDKVSNPQKYREYRELEKLQKELTKQLAYKLKFDKDRSFFYLEDLLSIENQSDLALAKGPFQGDYYYDRKADSVIWAIEALGEKFLVNLDKIDWKLEKKQKMISGYSCFKASAKIPLDNGEFENVNAWYAPEIPLSYGPLQYNGLPGLVVRFETGSERYTLAQIKQKEIKFNFPKKRNFY, from the coding sequence ATGAAATCTTTACTCTGTATATTTTTTATTATAAATGTTTTGGCCGGTAACGCACAAGACTCTGGAATCGTAACCTATAAAAAGGAGTGGAAAAATTTATATTCTGAATCTGAGTCGGGGAAGCAGGATAAAGTTTCAAATCCGCAAAAATATAGAGAATACCGTGAGTTGGAAAAACTTCAGAAAGAACTTACAAAGCAGCTAGCTTATAAACTGAAATTCGATAAAGATCGAAGCTTTTTTTATTTGGAAGACTTGCTGAGTATCGAAAATCAATCCGACTTAGCCTTGGCTAAAGGACCTTTTCAGGGAGATTATTATTATGATCGAAAGGCAGATTCCGTGATCTGGGCGATTGAAGCTCTGGGAGAAAAATTTCTTGTGAATTTAGATAAAATCGATTGGAAACTAGAAAAAAAGCAAAAAATGATTAGTGGTTATTCCTGTTTTAAGGCTTCAGCAAAAATTCCATTAGATAATGGTGAATTTGAAAACGTAAATGCCTGGTACGCTCCAGAAATTCCGCTCAGTTACGGCCCTTTACAATATAATGGTCTGCCGGGATTGGTTGTGCGGTTTGAAACGGGGAGTGAGCGATATACACTTGCCCAAATTAAGCAAAAAGAGATAAAATTTAATTTTCCGAAAAAAAGGAACTTCTATTAG
- a CDS encoding GLPGLI family protein has translation MLRQSLFYFFIISLSLSSYAQTGTICHYKIVEFKKFEIKKPGDETHRYAVETLNKAREAALEFEFVLQFNDSVSSFQLVNQMNNDVNKPGVAAIGHAVIGKGKFYQNSKKGIWLKTSKTAGKKYTVQDSINFDWVVTKETKIINGFTCYKAELPENGTIEEVWFTPQITASFGPLGLCGLPGLIVEVKRGTFVLSLVEISTNEIVDIEKPDFGKLISAEKYNKMMDKIRSTIFDKN, from the coding sequence ATGCTTCGCCAGTCACTATTTTATTTCTTTATCATATCTCTATCCTTAAGCAGCTATGCTCAAACTGGCACAATCTGTCATTACAAGATCGTAGAATTTAAAAAGTTTGAGATTAAAAAGCCGGGTGATGAAACCCATCGCTACGCTGTAGAAACTTTAAATAAAGCCAGAGAAGCCGCTTTAGAATTTGAATTTGTACTTCAGTTTAACGATTCTGTTTCTTCATTTCAGCTGGTAAATCAAATGAATAATGATGTCAATAAGCCGGGAGTTGCTGCTATAGGTCATGCAGTAATCGGAAAAGGTAAATTTTACCAGAATTCGAAAAAAGGTATTTGGTTAAAAACTTCGAAAACTGCTGGTAAAAAATATACAGTTCAGGATTCGATAAATTTTGATTGGGTAGTTACTAAAGAGACCAAAATTATCAATGGTTTTACCTGCTATAAAGCTGAGCTTCCAGAAAATGGCACAATTGAAGAGGTTTGGTTTACGCCACAGATTACGGCATCTTTTGGACCCTTAGGTTTATGCGGTTTACCTGGTTTGATAGTTGAAGTGAAGCGCGGAACTTTTGTTCTTTCTTTAGTCGAGATCAGCACGAACGAAATTGTTGATATTGAAAAGCCAGATTTTGGTAAATTAATTTCCGCAGAAAAATATAATAAAATGATGGATAAAATTCGCAGTACAATTTTTGATAAGAATTGA
- a CDS encoding GLPGLI family protein — MKKVLLISIILNLCFCATAQSLKITYKMDYSEGQKDLSKIENMMVRKYRKNEIAALPYVELILLIQGKSSKFYTENIMPFENRDMQSGYSAALVSANGKRVFYKSDSSKFNFEDIDGKSYKILANREKYNRWKITKEHKMILGYKCFKAEMEYKTFDKYMEPLWVPVEAWFTPEISVSTGPLDFDGLPGLILEATRDNRVTYFATKIENRNDISIEIPSAKKTITYQERDTIAKKQLLEIKRRSEMYGTEF, encoded by the coding sequence ATGAAAAAAGTGCTTTTGATTTCTATTATTTTGAATTTATGCTTTTGTGCGACTGCTCAAAGTCTAAAAATCACCTATAAAATGGATTATTCTGAAGGGCAGAAAGATCTTTCGAAGATTGAAAATATGATGGTGCGTAAATACCGAAAGAATGAAATTGCCGCTCTTCCTTATGTAGAATTAATTTTGCTGATACAAGGTAAATCTTCAAAGTTTTATACCGAAAATATAATGCCTTTTGAAAATAGGGATATGCAAAGTGGTTATAGTGCAGCTTTAGTGTCTGCCAATGGTAAAAGAGTATTCTATAAAAGTGATAGCTCAAAATTTAATTTTGAAGATATTGATGGAAAGAGTTATAAAATTTTAGCTAATAGAGAGAAGTATAACAGATGGAAGATTACTAAAGAACATAAAATGATCTTAGGCTATAAATGTTTTAAAGCTGAAATGGAGTACAAAACTTTCGATAAATATATGGAGCCGTTATGGGTGCCCGTCGAAGCCTGGTTTACTCCAGAGATTTCTGTTTCTACCGGTCCGTTAGATTTTGATGGGCTGCCGGGATTAATTTTGGAAGCTACAAGGGATAACAGAGTCACATATTTCGCAACAAAAATAGAGAACAGAAATGATATAAGTATAGAAATTCCAAGCGCTAAAAAAACAATTACATATCAGGAAAGAGATACAATTGCGAAGAAGCAACTTCTGGAAATAAAAAGAAGAAGTGAAATGTATGGAACAGAATTTTAG
- a CDS encoding TonB-dependent receptor plug domain-containing protein: MRYLILFFFIVISQNLLGQHIIVLDKATEEPLSDVVIFNAERTKSSLSNFKGRIDISKFDSAEVLFFQHVSHELFEIRKSDIKDQIVYLQEDQNKLDQVVLSVAKFQLQKDEIPQKIVSMDRGDVIQNSPQTAADLLESTGQVFVQKSQLGGGSPMIRGFATNRVLISVDGVRMNTAIFRSGNLQNVINIDPLAIERSEVILGPGSMVYGSDAIGGVMNFYMLKPRFSFGAETSVSGNFYGRFSSANNEQTLHADVNVGRRNWAFQTSISYSDFDDLEMGEHGPDSYLRPEYTSTENGQDIILQNEDPLIQKPTAYRQLSLLEKVKYMPNENWNFNLGLIYSETSDVPRYDRLYRKRGGELRSAEWYYGPQRWFLGDFKINKKGNGVFYDKAQFTLAYQYFEESRHDRDFGDEILFNTEENVGAYSANLDFEKAFAGSKLFYGLEYVNNQITSEGFQENIDSGARQQTTSRYPDNSSWQSLAAYATYQWKIQEALNFQSGLRYNHVILNASFDENLYNFPFQDADSNSGALTASAGINWKQNQFLQWRVNASTAFRAPNIDDTGKIFDSEPGSVVVPNPDLKSEYAYNAEVGVNWTPAENIRFCFTGFYTWLEDAMVRRDFNLNGETEIDYQGEPSNLQAIQNASKAHVYGFEGNVEVDFSVALRLASKISITEGEEELDDGSVAPLRHAAPLFGNTHLIWHKKKVKLDLFAVYNGKISYDNLATSEQGKAYLYAIDANGNPYSPSWYTLNLTGQYDLDENWLLTASVENITDQRYRTYSSGIAAAGRNLIISARFSF, translated from the coding sequence ATGCGCTATTTAATACTTTTCTTCTTTATTGTTATTAGCCAAAATCTATTGGGACAACACATCATTGTTCTCGATAAAGCTACGGAAGAACCTTTAAGCGACGTCGTAATTTTTAATGCTGAAAGAACCAAAAGCAGTTTAAGTAATTTTAAAGGGCGCATAGATATTTCAAAATTCGATTCAGCTGAAGTACTTTTTTTTCAGCATGTTTCGCATGAATTGTTTGAAATTAGAAAATCCGACATCAAAGATCAGATTGTGTACCTTCAGGAAGATCAAAATAAACTGGATCAGGTAGTGCTTTCCGTAGCGAAATTTCAACTTCAAAAGGATGAAATTCCGCAGAAAATTGTGAGTATGGATCGAGGAGATGTTATTCAAAACAGTCCGCAAACCGCAGCCGATCTTTTAGAAAGCACCGGGCAGGTTTTTGTTCAGAAAAGTCAGTTAGGTGGCGGTAGCCCAATGATTCGGGGTTTTGCTACCAATCGCGTGTTAATTTCAGTAGATGGAGTTCGTATGAATACCGCCATTTTTAGAAGCGGAAATCTTCAAAATGTCATAAATATCGATCCTTTGGCAATTGAAAGATCAGAGGTTATCTTGGGGCCGGGATCGATGGTGTATGGTAGCGATGCGATTGGCGGAGTTATGAATTTTTATATGCTAAAACCTCGATTTTCGTTTGGTGCAGAAACTTCGGTTAGCGGTAATTTCTACGGAAGGTTCTCTTCTGCCAATAACGAACAGACGTTGCATGCCGATGTAAATGTAGGAAGGCGAAATTGGGCATTTCAGACTTCAATTTCTTATTCCGATTTTGATGATTTAGAAATGGGAGAACATGGCCCCGATTCGTATTTGAGGCCGGAATATACTTCAACAGAAAACGGGCAGGATATAATTTTGCAAAATGAAGATCCACTAATCCAGAAACCTACCGCTTATAGGCAGCTTAGTTTATTAGAAAAAGTAAAATATATGCCCAATGAAAACTGGAATTTCAATTTAGGGCTTATTTATAGTGAAACTTCAGATGTTCCAAGATACGATCGTTTATATCGAAAGAGAGGCGGGGAGCTGCGATCGGCAGAATGGTATTATGGGCCACAACGATGGTTTTTAGGTGATTTTAAAATTAATAAAAAAGGAAACGGAGTATTTTACGATAAAGCGCAGTTTACACTCGCATATCAGTATTTTGAAGAGAGTCGTCACGATCGTGATTTTGGCGATGAAATTTTATTTAATACGGAAGAAAATGTAGGCGCTTATTCTGCAAATCTTGATTTTGAAAAAGCATTTGCAGGTAGTAAATTATTTTACGGTTTAGAATATGTAAATAATCAGATTACTTCTGAAGGTTTTCAGGAAAATATTGATTCAGGTGCTCGGCAGCAAACCACTTCTCGTTATCCCGATAATTCCAGCTGGCAGTCGTTAGCGGCTTATGCTACTTACCAGTGGAAAATACAAGAGGCACTCAATTTTCAGTCTGGATTACGCTATAATCACGTTATTTTAAATGCGAGCTTCGATGAAAATCTCTATAATTTTCCGTTTCAGGATGCCGATAGTAATAGCGGAGCATTAACGGCAAGTGCTGGAATAAACTGGAAACAAAATCAATTTTTGCAATGGCGCGTTAATGCATCGACAGCTTTTAGAGCACCAAATATCGATGATACGGGGAAGATATTTGATTCTGAACCCGGCTCGGTTGTAGTCCCCAATCCCGATCTAAAATCCGAATATGCTTACAATGCTGAAGTTGGCGTAAATTGGACACCAGCTGAAAATATTAGGTTTTGTTTTACAGGATTTTACACCTGGTTAGAAGATGCGATGGTACGCCGTGATTTTAATTTGAATGGCGAAACAGAGATCGATTATCAAGGTGAACCTAGTAATTTACAGGCGATACAAAATGCATCGAAAGCGCATGTTTATGGTTTTGAAGGAAATGTTGAGGTCGATTTTTCGGTGGCTTTACGACTGGCTTCAAAAATTTCTATAACCGAAGGAGAGGAAGAATTAGATGATGGCTCGGTAGCACCTTTAAGACATGCAGCGCCACTATTTGGGAATACACATTTAATTTGGCATAAAAAGAAAGTAAAACTCGATCTTTTTGCAGTATATAATGGAAAGATCAGTTATGATAATTTAGCTACTTCAGAGCAGGGAAAAGCCTATTTGTATGCGATCGATGCGAACGGAAATCCATATTCGCCATCCTGGTATACTTTAAATTTAACCGGGCAATATGATTTAGATGAAAACTGGTTGCTTACCGCTTCGGTCGAAAATATTACCGATCAGCGTTACCGAACCTATAGCTCTGGAATCGCTGCTGCTGGCCGTAACTTGATAATTTCAGCAAGATTTAGTTTTTAG
- the recO gene encoding DNA repair protein RecO codes for MLINTNAIVISALKYGEADLIVNLYTLESGLRTYMLRGILKSKKGKFKASQFQLLTQLEIVANHKNKGALEYLKDAKVINTYATLHTNMIKASVVMFIAEVLKSAVREEEANPALYNFLETAFSWMDLHDKIANFHIMFLLKLSGFLGFQPDNLNTEQPFFNLLEGTFEPIKTNDYCIQDENLDILRAFLNVGFNDMEQVKLSSSQRSDFLKMMLLYYELHIDGFRKPKSLTVLNEIFN; via the coding sequence ATGCTGATTAATACAAATGCAATAGTTATTAGTGCGCTAAAATACGGTGAAGCCGATCTTATCGTAAACCTCTACACGTTAGAAAGCGGTTTGCGCACGTATATGCTACGCGGAATTTTAAAATCGAAAAAAGGAAAATTTAAGGCAAGTCAATTTCAGCTTTTAACGCAGCTTGAGATTGTGGCAAACCATAAAAATAAGGGTGCTTTAGAATATCTAAAAGATGCTAAAGTGATCAATACGTATGCTACGCTGCATACCAATATGATTAAAGCGAGTGTAGTCATGTTTATTGCTGAAGTTTTAAAAAGTGCGGTAAGAGAAGAAGAAGCCAATCCTGCTTTATATAATTTCTTAGAAACCGCCTTCAGTTGGATGGATTTACATGATAAGATTGCGAATTTTCATATCATGTTTTTGCTGAAATTATCTGGGTTTTTAGGTTTTCAGCCTGATAATTTAAATACAGAGCAACCCTTTTTCAATTTGTTAGAAGGTACTTTCGAACCTATTAAAACCAACGATTATTGCATACAAGACGAAAATCTTGATATTTTGCGTGCATTTTTAAACGTAGGCTTTAACGATATGGAGCAGGTGAAGTTAAGCAGTTCACAACGATCAGACTTTTTAAAAATGATGCTCTTGTATTACGAACTACATATCGATGGCTTTAGAAAACCAAAATCGCTAACCGTCCTCAACGAAATATTTAATTAA
- the gdhA gene encoding NADP-specific glutamate dehydrogenase has product MEKNIQDFLDKVSQRNQNEPEFLQAVHEVAETIIPFIEQNKKYQNAKLLERMVEPERVVMFRVTWLDDNGDIQINRGYRIQMNSAIGPYKGGLRFHPSVNISILKFLAFEQTFKNSLTTLPMGGAKGGADFNPKGKSDNEVMRFCQSFMTELSKHIGYNTDVPAGDIGVGAREVGYMFGQYKRIQNEFTGILTGKGLSYGGSLIRPEATGYGNVYFTQNMLKTKGEKLEGKTVVISGSGNVAQYAAEKAIELGAKIVTMSDSGGYIYDENGIDSEKLQFIMELKNEKRGRIKEYTEEYNNANFYEGKTPWDVKCDVALPCATQNELEEQDAKKLVENGCMCVGEGANMPCTPEAVEIFRDAKILFSPGKASNAGGVATSGLEMTQNSMRYNWTAEEVDKKLHEIMNDIHEKCVEYGTDKEGHVDYVKGANIAGFVKVADAMLAQGVV; this is encoded by the coding sequence ATGGAAAAAAATATACAAGATTTCTTGGATAAAGTGTCTCAAAGAAATCAAAACGAACCAGAATTCTTACAAGCGGTTCATGAAGTTGCTGAAACTATTATACCTTTTATAGAACAAAATAAGAAATATCAAAATGCTAAGTTATTAGAGCGCATGGTAGAGCCAGAGCGCGTTGTCATGTTTAGAGTAACATGGTTGGATGATAATGGTGATATACAAATAAACCGCGGATATCGTATTCAGATGAATTCTGCAATCGGACCTTACAAAGGTGGTTTGCGTTTTCATCCTTCAGTAAATATAAGTATTCTTAAGTTTTTAGCCTTCGAGCAAACGTTTAAGAATAGTCTTACAACATTGCCTATGGGTGGTGCAAAAGGAGGAGCAGATTTTAATCCAAAAGGAAAATCTGATAACGAGGTGATGCGTTTTTGCCAAAGCTTTATGACAGAGCTTAGCAAACATATAGGATATAATACCGATGTTCCTGCCGGAGATATAGGAGTAGGCGCAAGAGAAGTAGGCTATATGTTTGGACAATATAAGAGAATCCAGAACGAATTTACCGGGATATTAACGGGTAAAGGACTTTCTTATGGAGGATCTTTAATTCGTCCTGAAGCTACTGGTTATGGAAATGTATATTTTACTCAAAATATGCTGAAAACTAAAGGCGAAAAGCTAGAAGGAAAAACAGTTGTAATTTCGGGATCTGGTAATGTTGCTCAATATGCAGCAGAGAAAGCGATCGAACTTGGTGCTAAAATCGTAACCATGTCTGATTCTGGTGGATACATTTATGATGAAAATGGTATCGATTCAGAAAAGCTTCAGTTTATCATGGAGCTTAAAAATGAGAAGCGTGGTAGAATAAAAGAGTATACTGAAGAATATAATAATGCCAATTTTTACGAAGGTAAAACACCATGGGACGTTAAATGCGATGTTGCTTTGCCATGTGCAACCCAAAATGAACTTGAAGAACAAGATGCTAAGAAATTAGTAGAAAACGGTTGTATGTGTGTTGGTGAAGGAGCAAATATGCCATGTACACCAGAAGCTGTAGAAATTTTCCGTGATGCGAAAATCTTATTCTCGCCTGGTAAAGCTTCAAATGCTGGTGGTGTTGCTACTTCAGGATTAGAGATGACGCAAAACTCAATGCGTTATAATTGGACGGCAGAAGAAGTAGACAAAAAACTTCACGAAATCATGAATGATATTCATGAGAAATGTGTAGAATATGGTACAGATAAGGAAGGTCATGTAGATTACGTAAAAGGAGCAAATATTGCCGGTTTTGTTAAAGTGGCCGATGCAATGCTAGCACAGGGAGTTGTATAA
- a CDS encoding THC0290_0291 family protein, protein MKRIRISFLIVFLCLLSDFGYGQVLHEIGVTAGPLAITTDYGQRGEFRNFYQNTGFGIGFQHYMNFVFTGNNNQTNYFKDFFRVRTEIDYFHTYLDHYGPISYQNNPRGEMLRAMHGEAQLIEFGSQLEWHFTQIREFLIFSYRFSPYVTVGAHLAYYMPDAYSDLGPLDRPGVLFPSFTDGLNLDNGITYNLLFGGGTRYRLGRNSDLVAEIKWQYYGSDYIEGLDVQGPQNQSNDWSIWFNFGYIYYLNF, encoded by the coding sequence TTGAAGCGGATTCGTATTAGTTTTTTGATCGTTTTTTTATGCCTTTTATCTGATTTTGGATATGGGCAAGTGCTGCACGAAATTGGTGTAACAGCAGGCCCACTTGCTATCACTACCGATTATGGACAGCGCGGTGAGTTTAGAAACTTTTATCAAAACACTGGTTTTGGGATTGGTTTTCAGCATTATATGAACTTTGTGTTTACTGGGAATAACAACCAAACCAACTATTTTAAAGACTTTTTTAGAGTACGTACAGAAATTGATTATTTCCACACTTATCTAGATCACTACGGTCCTATATCTTACCAAAACAACCCGAGAGGAGAGATGTTGCGTGCTATGCACGGTGAAGCGCAACTTATAGAGTTTGGAAGTCAGTTAGAATGGCATTTTACGCAAATAAGAGAATTCCTTATCTTTTCTTATCGATTTTCACCTTACGTGACTGTTGGAGCACACTTAGCATATTATATGCCCGATGCATATAGTGATCTTGGTCCCCTCGATCGCCCAGGAGTTTTGTTCCCCTCTTTTACTGATGGATTAAATTTGGACAATGGTATTACCTACAATCTTCTTTTTGGTGGCGGAACGCGTTATCGCTTAGGAAGAAATAGCGATTTAGTTGCTGAAATTAAATGGCAATATTACGGTAGCGATTATATTGAAGGGCTAGACGTACAGGGGCCACAAAACCAATCAAATGACTGGTCGATTTGGTTTAACTTCGGTTATATTTATTACCTTAATTTTTAA
- the pncA gene encoding bifunctional nicotinamidase/pyrazinamidase: protein MKALVLIDVQNDFMPGGALAVSDGDQIVPIINRLQDKFDLVIATQDWHPAGHASFASTHHKKVYEVIDLNGIDQVMWPDHCIQGSDGAAFHEDLKLDKIEAIFRKGTDPEIDSYSGFYDNAHLKSTGLSGYLKEKDVTELYFVGLAGDFCVAFSIKDALNEGFKTFLVEDATRAIDAEGFGKAKAEIEANGGKILNSDEV, encoded by the coding sequence ATGAAGGCTTTAGTGCTTATAGATGTACAAAACGACTTTATGCCGGGTGGTGCTTTAGCGGTTTCCGATGGCGATCAAATTGTGCCGATAATTAATAGGCTTCAGGATAAATTTGATTTGGTAATTGCGACTCAGGATTGGCATCCTGCCGGGCACGCAAGTTTTGCTAGTACGCATCATAAAAAAGTTTATGAGGTTATCGATCTAAATGGAATCGATCAGGTAATGTGGCCAGATCATTGCATCCAGGGTAGCGACGGTGCAGCATTTCATGAAGATTTGAAATTGGATAAAATTGAAGCTATTTTTAGAAAAGGAACAGATCCTGAAATTGATAGTTATAGCGGTTTTTACGATAATGCACATTTAAAATCGACCGGATTAAGCGGCTATTTAAAAGAAAAAGATGTTACCGAGCTTTATTTTGTAGGTTTAGCGGGTGATTTTTGTGTTGCTTTTAGTATCAAAGATGCGTTGAATGAAGGTTTTAAAACTTTTTTAGTTGAAGATGCTACTCGAGCGATAGATGCTGAAGGTTTTGGAAAAGCAAAAGCTGAAATTGAAGCAAATGGAGGTAAGATTTTAAATTCAGATGAAGTATAA
- a CDS encoding nicotinate phosphoribosyltransferase — protein MFDFTATYTDQYQLAMSQVYFKNGKRNSRAVFDYYFRKIPYGSGFAIFAGLEDLLEIITNLRFSKKDIEFLKHYDFEDDFLEYLENFKFSGNIYSVQEGDIVFPTRPVLQVEANLIEAQIIETILLNLLNFQTLIATKASRMRLVSGSRTLLDFGLRRAQGPGGYYASRAAMIGGFNGTSNVIAGRDMDIPVSGTMAHSFIQSYDDELTAFREFAKGRPKGCVLLVDTYDTLKSGVPNAIIVAKEMEAKGQKLLAIRLDSGDLAYFGKMARKQLDDAGLEYVKIAASNQLDEYVIKSLQEQDAPIDIYGVGTNLVIGKPDAALDGVYKLTFSDGQPRIKISESLIKTTLPHRKQVYRMKDSHGECAGIDMIAMENETETNISKVFHPSEPYKFLDVSAYKKEALLKPVMEDGKMTIKRRTLTEIAEYSKSRLAELPLEYKRFNNPHIYKVSISEKLKEERDRLISEHKM, from the coding sequence ATGTTCGATTTTACGGCTACCTATACCGATCAATACCAGCTTGCCATGTCGCAGGTATATTTTAAAAATGGAAAACGAAATTCTAGAGCGGTCTTCGATTATTATTTTAGAAAGATTCCCTACGGAAGCGGTTTTGCCATTTTCGCGGGTTTAGAGGATTTACTTGAAATTATTACCAATCTGCGTTTCAGTAAAAAAGATATTGAGTTTTTAAAGCATTACGACTTCGAAGACGATTTTCTAGAATATTTGGAGAACTTTAAATTTTCGGGAAATATTTACTCAGTACAAGAAGGTGATATTGTTTTTCCGACAAGACCTGTTTTACAGGTAGAAGCCAATTTGATCGAAGCACAGATCATAGAAACTATTCTGTTGAACTTACTCAACTTCCAGACATTAATCGCCACCAAAGCGAGTAGAATGCGATTGGTTTCTGGATCACGAACTTTATTAGATTTTGGTTTACGACGTGCGCAGGGACCGGGCGGATATTACGCTTCCAGAGCGGCAATGATTGGTGGTTTTAATGGAACTAGTAACGTTATTGCAGGTCGTGATATGGACATTCCTGTTTCGGGAACGATGGCTCATTCTTTTATCCAAAGTTACGACGACGAACTAACTGCCTTTCGAGAATTTGCTAAAGGAAGACCAAAAGGTTGCGTGCTTTTAGTAGATACTTACGATACTTTAAAAAGCGGAGTTCCTAATGCGATTATCGTGGCTAAAGAAATGGAAGCGAAAGGACAAAAGCTACTTGCAATACGCCTTGATAGTGGAGATTTGGCTTATTTTGGTAAAATGGCAAGAAAGCAGCTTGATGATGCAGGTTTGGAATATGTGAAAATTGCGGCTTCTAATCAGTTAGATGAATATGTGATTAAAAGTTTACAAGAGCAGGATGCGCCAATCGATATTTATGGAGTAGGAACGAATCTAGTAATCGGTAAACCAGATGCTGCCTTGGACGGTGTTTACAAATTGACCTTTTCTGACGGGCAACCACGGATAAAAATTTCAGAAAGTTTAATTAAAACCACACTTCCGCATCGTAAGCAGGTGTACCGAATGAAAGATAGCCATGGAGAATGCGCCGGTATCGATATGATTGCTATGGAAAATGAAACTGAAACGAATATTTCGAAAGTCTTTCATCCTTCAGAACCTTATAAATTTTTAGATGTTTCTGCATATAAAAAAGAAGCCTTACTAAAGCCTGTAATGGAGGATGGGAAGATGACCATTAAAAGAAGAACACTTACTGAAATTGCCGAATATAGCAAATCAAGATTGGCCGAATTGCCTTTGGAATATAAACGTTTTAATAATCCACATATTTATAAAGTCAGCATTTCAGAAAAACTGAAAGAAGAAAGAGATCGATTGATTAGCGAACACAAAATGTAA